The DNA segment gacctatatattGTCAGTGTTactttaaatccaacaaaaacagaCATGTATTTGTAATACCTTACTGCATCGATTCCGAAATACGTGATAATCTCGAATGAATAACTgcataattacatttaaatattgtaaGACTTAGCAAATCGGAAATAATTTGTGTCCATTTGGTATTTTATCTAAACTGATTTCAATTGttacttgtaattatttttaccaaattttaaaaaaagttatgtgttaaaatttctgttattgaaaaATGGCATGATCAATAACTGGCAGACATTTTGCTCAAAAACCCCTTTTGTAAAGAGCTttcaaaaacgatgtttaaaactaaatagtACTTTAAACTTCATCAGAACTTcaataatcttaaaattttaaagaaattatattttgcGGTAACTTAGAAAAATGGCTGTTAAGGTCAAAAGCTCCAACGTCCAGATGGCAGAATACAGGAGTCTGCTCCACAGACAAAGGGATTCCGTGCTGCTAAATAAGAGATAGTTTTATTTCACGTTATTTTACGGAGCCGTTTGTATTACAGGTAAATGTTTGAGGGAGGgaggtggcgggggggggggggggggggtgtgtatCGGACAGATATTTCTTTAACATATTTCAGCTGAATTGGGAGTTAGTATCAGGCACAAATCTAGGTTTTACATATACTACAGCTGAAAGGGGAGCTTGTATCTGAAACGGAtccagataatatatatatatatatatatatatatatatatatatatatatatatatatatatatatttcagttgaaAGTGGAACTGAAATCTGATATGGatcaatattttaagtatttttcagcTGAAAGGGGAGCTGGTATCGGACTCCGATCCAGTTTTAAGTGTGTTTGGGACATGGAACTGGAGGAGAATTCTTTCTTAATCCTTATAACAACACTCTGTTGACAGCCTTCCCTATATTGCGCTTTATGCCTGGACAACTGAGGGACAACTTCCGAAAGCAATGCCATGTGTATGACAGAATAGCGCAAAGATATTTTCATGATGTTAAGGTAAGAAAACAGTTTTGTATTTTTGCATTTCATAAgctgtttttaactttttttttaatctattagGATTACTGATTAGCTCATTTACAATATCTCTTTATTTACGCCGATGGTATGGCCATACAGATTTTTCACGACTCTGCTTCTTATGTCATTTCGACAGATATTTACTAACCGAGGACAGGAATTATAATACTTCTTATGCATAAGAGGGAACTTCCCAATCATTCCCAATTATGATACATTGTATTTATGAATATGGTTTTAAAACTGACCTATAGCTTATCCAGTATGTTTTAGTTATGTAATTTGACACATATTGCCCTATATTTGGTGGTCATAGCATCATTTGATGCACTGTGTTCAATGCTTACGGTTCAGTCTTGTGATTTTCTTCTCACATGCAGAAAACGTATGTCCCAGGACGTCTCAGGGGCGTCGTAGATGTTTATCTAGATGAACAAAGGAAACAAATGGAGGCCGGAAGTGACGTTTTCTTAACCGATGACCTGATTATTGCTCAGATTGTCGAAACCGTTGACACAGGTAATACGTTGAATTATGTGTCAAGTCCGTTAGAACTACATAGTCAGTGCCAGCTATTAGGTTAGTAGACATGTGGTAAAAACAAGCATTAAAAGATCGACAGCTAACTATTCGCCTGTGACGGTTAAGTATGCTTATTGACACAATGCTCACAACTCGGCAAAATTGAACTGTTGCTGAACAGACTAAACTGCAAACGACTTCGAAGCTgtcaagtgtttaaagtttatcAGACCTTCAAATGTTATTTCTCTCTACTAAAGTGTACGAATTTTTACTTTAATATGACAGAAAGAAACTACAGTACATGGAAACTAAATATATTCGTACGAACCTTCTAAATATTAATAGCCTAATTGAAAGTCTTTCAAAAGTTCCTTATTACAGGGATGTATATGTAAAAACAAGTATGATACAACAACATTACCTAAAAATGTGAGTCTTTGTTTCTAATACGTATTTTGGCCAACCAGGCCGACGTTGGCCAACTTTAACTATACtgtaatattagaaaatacattTACTGATAAGTTTCCCGTTGTTGTCACTGCTACAGGTGAGTACATAGTTTTATTGGTCTGATGTGCCATTTTTGTCTTCTGTTTTAGAAAGTATTATTTTGAGCAGCTGGATTTTAATAGGTGTAATCAACAAAATGGCAGCAATAAGCTGATATTTATAACACTCGTTATGGGTAATGTTATAAGGGTATTCCATTAAATCAAAACGAATACGTGCAggcagaatgaaaaaaaaacggtgtttcaaaagaaaattacaaaacagaTGATAGTTCAGAATATCATTTCGAGATTTTTCGCGAACTTTATTGATAAATGATTCTGGATCAGTAATATACTAAACAATTAAGGTACATGTATAAACTTTTCTAAACATTGTGCAACAATTGCAGAAATAATACATTGGGGAAGaattattatacagttattgacttatgttgaggtcaatatgtgtttttacaggtccgtaaaacacatattgaccgaaacataagtctgtaattgttatattatatgcccttctcaaatacactcatttgactggcccatatttcatacatataagaacaaatgatatcacaagagtcattatcacttttgcgggtcaatatcgttttttgcggacccgcgcgtgcacccTTTTCGACCagtcaaatgagcgcatttgagaagggtatgtGCAAAGCCATAAtaagaaaagcactactttcaatattgcacatgaacagCGCCATATAGGGAGgtaattaaaataaaagaaacaataatgcCTACTAATCGAACCAAATATTCATacctttgacaaatatatatgagaaaacatTCACCGAAAGTAagatttaacaaacaaaaaatgtattttattttcgtAACAAAAAATGTGGCAACTATATTATCAACAAAGTCATCATGATTCTTTAATATAACTATTTAACGTTAAGTTTACCTACAAAAGATATGCTTCGTTCATGCGTAGTTTTTAGTTTCATGCATCAACAAAGCAcagattatatataaaaaaataattaagtttgAAACATCGCATCTTTGATCAGGTTTTACATAAATGTAGCTTCTACGAAAAATTAGCGTACTCAGATATAATAGACTGATACATTGAAGtatgacattttcaaattaatGAGGCCAGAGGTCATAGAATTATGCTGATATATTCACATACCGGTTAAGGTCACACCGATTGAGGACAAGTGCACTAAGATTTTTCCTTTATACAACTAAGTATTTTATTATATGGCTTTGGATTAAAACTCAATTGGGCGATCTAATTTTACTGTTGTCTTGTCATGTCTTTTTGGTTTCGTATAGCACATGGTCTATGTCTTGTagcattttttcatgaaacaattGCAACAGAAACTTGGCTCATACTTCACCACTAAAATTTGGGGTCTTCCTTTGATAACACTGATATGTTCTTTAAGAAAATGAAGGATACAAACATTGAAGATGAGTCCGGGTGTATTTTGTTAGCGGCTCTTTGGCggcttttaaattttgtatggAATAAAGAAGAAATCGACTGACTTATCTTTCGACTGAAAAGTCACATCTAAATATTATCAGCAAAATGTGTATACATTCACCTTTGGCTCAATTCTCGTTTGCTTTAGGTGTCATGACAACATGGACAACACTGACCAATTCCATGTTGGTCTTGTGTAACTATCcaacatatcaaacaaaaatcCAAGCGGAACTGGACGAGGTTATTGGGAAGGACAGGACTCCAACATATAAAGgtacatttaatattttatatttcaatatttcaaacatttcgaAACTTTGGTAAGTAAATATACTTTTTATGGTTTATTTAAGTATACTTGTCATGATATATTTTAGTATAAGAGTTTTTTGTTTAGAAATgcttgatatatttcaatattcaaaagCAGTCATTTTTCTCACTTTTATTCATGCATGGAAcaatagatatttttatatataaatatgtaaatcgAGATAAATGTTTACGAcaacttaagttttattttccatttataatGTATAGTTCAGTTTACTCCGTAACAGAAGGTTGAACATTCTTGATATCCGAGCCGAATAATAGTTTCAAATAACCtggtataaatttatgtaaacacGTACACCATTCTTAATTGAACAGAATTGCAATGGTCTtcctttttatttaattagtgaacaagatgtcttttaaacaaacTAGAACATGGAATTTTTTCTCCAGCACATATGCAAGACGCTTTAACATATTTGTTCTGTTACAGATAGGGGCAAATGCACGTTCTTTTTGGCTTTTGAAATGGAGGTGCATCGTTTTTTACCAGTCCTTCCACTCAATTTACCCCATGTATCACGCTCACATGTCGAGTTTGAGGGATATGACATCAAACCTAACAGCACGGTATTTTTGGGATTTGAAAAAAAGTCGAATTGAAATGGATGTTCGTGTGGACAGGTAGGGTGTTTTTGAGTGATTTTGTGCgggaa comes from the Mercenaria mercenaria strain notata chromosome 9, MADL_Memer_1, whole genome shotgun sequence genome and includes:
- the LOC128559332 gene encoding cytochrome P450 2E1-like; translated protein: MPGQLRDNFRKQCHVYDRIAQRYFHDVKKTYVPGRLRGVVDVYLDEQRKQMEAGSDVFLTDDLIIAQIVETVDTGVMTTWTTLTNSMLVLCNYPTYQTKIQAELDEVIGKDRTPTYKDRGKCTFFLAFEMEVHRFLPVLPLNLPHVSRSHVEFEGYDIKPNSTRVPFTLAKKIGTSHEEAPQESVLAKSLAGPSGSIPFLITTSRPFHVVAQLFKQLPARN